A DNA window from Vibrio cidicii contains the following coding sequences:
- a CDS encoding DUF4144 domain-containing protein, with protein MVNWPGILKLDGDDELVYLGSEADLNCECLDLIVSPSDRVIDSEGFVHSIVSDGSVVNLIGNSIQISAEEASRLIQRHEFCLAEVCLTKIQFETVAEAFNCLKS; from the coding sequence ATGGTCAATTGGCCTGGTATTCTGAAATTAGATGGTGACGATGAGCTTGTTTATTTGGGTTCTGAAGCTGATTTGAATTGCGAGTGTTTGGATTTGATCGTTAGTCCAAGCGATCGAGTCATTGATTCTGAAGGTTTTGTCCATTCAATTGTTTCAGATGGCTCAGTAGTTAACTTGATTGGAAACTCAATCCAGATTTCAGCAGAGGAAGCGTCTAGATTGATTCAACGTCATGAGTTCTGTTTAGCGGAAGTCTGTTTGACAAAAATTCAGTTTGAAACAGTCGCTGAAGCATTTAACTGTTTGAAATCTTAG
- a CDS encoding GNAT family N-acetyltransferase yields MEIREAREADIDSLLRLNYQIGSMHFENAPEAFVKPSPDEKEFLHRALSDPSRLFLVAEISGDILGFITATVTQNEAVPFLVKTPICRVGTIVVDESSRVSGIGSQLMAKCTDWAKSQGAEQIRLEVMAFNHNAQKFYTKLGFKEQSKTMWKTVS; encoded by the coding sequence ATGGAAATTAGAGAAGCACGAGAAGCAGATATAGATTCACTTTTACGCCTAAATTACCAAATAGGGAGTATGCACTTTGAAAATGCACCAGAAGCATTTGTTAAACCGTCTCCAGATGAAAAAGAATTTCTTCATCGAGCTTTAAGTGATCCATCAAGGCTTTTTCTTGTGGCTGAAATCTCTGGTGATATTTTAGGTTTCATTACAGCAACAGTTACTCAAAACGAGGCTGTTCCATTTTTAGTAAAAACTCCTATTTGTCGTGTTGGCACGATCGTAGTCGATGAAAGTTCTCGAGTTTCTGGTATTGGTAGTCAACTCATGGCTAAGTGTACAGATTGGGCTAAATCTCAGGGTGCTGAGCAAATAAGGCTTGAGGTTATGGCGTTCAACCATAATGCGCAAAAGTTTTACACTAAATTAGGCTTTAAAGAGCAGTCAAAAACCATGTGGAAAACTGTAAGCTAA
- a CDS encoding DNA-binding transcriptional regulator, which translates to MSNRDLFAELSSALVEAKQHSEGKLTLKTHHVNDVGELNISPDEIVSIREQFNMSRGVFARLLHTSSRTLENWEQGRSVPNGQAVTLLKLVQRHPETLSHIAEL; encoded by the coding sequence ATGAGCAATCGTGATTTATTTGCAGAGTTAAGCTCAGCTCTTGTTGAGGCTAAACAGCATTCAGAAGGTAAGCTTACGCTGAAAACACATCATGTGAATGACGTGGGAGAGTTGAACATCTCACCGGATGAAATCGTGAGTATTCGCGAGCAGTTTAATATGTCCCGCGGAGTTTTCGCGCGGTTACTTCATACGTCTTCGCGCACATTAGAAAACTGGGAGCAAGGTCGTAGCGTGCCAAATGGTCAAGCGGTCACTCTTTTAAAGTTAGTACAGCGTCATCCAGAAACGTTGTCACACATAGCCGAGCTATAA
- a CDS encoding GNAT family N-acetyltransferase, with amino-acid sequence MNVEFKVINLAQDYDFCVAARKDAYYCSFETYSGFDDFIAGYRERIQERQSEAGWFYIHIWLDEQLAGQLEFRSFSPEPETGYVHLIYLLPEIRGSGLSQQVQVYIETELTRAGCNRAVLSVSRMNTRALRFYKRNGWVYCCPNPKYDETDFYQLQLRA; translated from the coding sequence ATGAACGTAGAATTTAAAGTGATCAATTTGGCGCAAGATTATGATTTTTGCGTAGCTGCTCGAAAGGATGCTTACTATTGCAGCTTTGAAACCTACTCGGGTTTTGATGATTTCATTGCTGGTTATCGAGAGCGGATCCAAGAAAGGCAATCTGAAGCAGGGTGGTTTTACATCCATATCTGGTTGGATGAACAATTGGCAGGGCAGTTAGAGTTTCGTTCTTTCTCGCCCGAGCCAGAGACCGGTTATGTCCATTTGATTTACTTGTTGCCTGAAATTCGGGGTTCCGGTTTGAGCCAGCAAGTTCAGGTCTACATCGAAACAGAATTGACACGAGCTGGCTGTAATCGTGCTGTGCTTTCTGTGAGTAGAATGAACACAAGGGCGTTAAGGTTCTATAAGCGTAATGGTTGGGTATATTGTTGCCCTAATCCGAAGTACGATGAAACTGATTTTTACCAATTACAACTGCGCGCCTAA
- a CDS encoding cell shape-determining protein MreC has translation MANLTLIVLSFGSQPHSFWRWTCVCLMLLRKITFKQRCLKVIWKQ, from the coding sequence GTGGCCAACTTAACCCTGATCGTTTTGAGTTTTGGTAGCCAACCTCACAGCTTTTGGCGTTGGACGTGTGTTTGCTTGATGCTTTTGCGTAAAATCACTTTCAAGCAAAGGTGTTTAAAAGTTATTTGGAAACAATAG
- a CDS encoding type II toxin-antitoxin system YafQ family toxin has translation MYSLEYSTQFKKDFKKITKMPISDIIEVGNIISKLQRGEKLDPKNVDHPLTGGWVGFRDCHVKPDLVLIYRIFDGQLQLARIGSHSDLF, from the coding sequence ATGTATAGCTTAGAATACTCAACACAATTCAAAAAAGACTTCAAAAAAATCACCAAAATGCCGATTTCGGACATCATTGAAGTCGGCAACATCATATCAAAGCTACAAAGAGGCGAAAAACTCGACCCTAAAAATGTTGATCACCCTTTAACTGGTGGATGGGTTGGATTCCGTGACTGTCACGTTAAACCAGATCTAGTGCTCATTTATCGCATTTTTGATGGCCAGCTCCAGTTAGCAAGAATTGGCTCTCATAGTGATTTGTTCTGA
- the istB gene encoding IS21-like element helper ATPase IstB has protein sequence MNLQMNRIEAACAALKLQAIGQEWPSLAEVANSRELSLADYLESLLNAELEVRAERTRATLTKFASFPMEKTFDDYDFKFATGAPRKQLKELTGLAFIERKENVVLLGPSGVGKSHLAVSLGQLAVQKGLKTRFITAADLMLQLSTAKAQGKLENYLRRSVLAPKLLIVDEIGYLPFGREEANLFFNVIAKRYEQGSIIVTSNLPFSQWSNAFADDTTLTAALLDRLLHHSHIVQISGESYRLRGKKAAGTIPAALESLSEGKG, from the coding sequence ATGAACCTTCAAATGAATCGCATTGAAGCTGCCTGTGCTGCGCTGAAGTTACAAGCTATCGGTCAGGAATGGCCAAGTCTGGCAGAAGTCGCCAACAGCCGTGAACTGAGCCTAGCCGATTACTTAGAGTCACTTCTGAACGCAGAGTTGGAAGTGAGAGCAGAGCGCACAAGAGCCACGCTGACTAAGTTCGCCAGCTTCCCAATGGAAAAAACGTTCGATGATTATGACTTCAAGTTCGCAACGGGTGCGCCGAGAAAACAGCTCAAAGAACTAACAGGGCTGGCGTTCATAGAGCGAAAGGAAAACGTGGTGTTACTCGGGCCAAGTGGCGTCGGTAAGAGTCATCTTGCAGTGAGTCTTGGTCAACTCGCTGTCCAAAAAGGTTTAAAAACGCGCTTCATCACGGCAGCAGACTTGATGCTTCAACTCTCTACTGCGAAAGCTCAAGGTAAACTAGAAAATTACTTGAGGCGCAGTGTACTTGCTCCCAAACTGCTTATCGTCGATGAAATCGGGTATCTACCGTTCGGCAGAGAAGAGGCCAACTTGTTCTTTAACGTCATCGCTAAACGTTATGAGCAAGGCAGTATTATCGTGACCAGTAACTTGCCGTTCTCTCAATGGTCAAATGCGTTCGCCGACGATACGACACTAACGGCAGCACTACTTGATAGACTTCTTCATCACTCGCACATCGTACAAATCAGTGGAGAAAGCTACCGATTACGAGGGAAGAAGGCGGCTGGAACCATACCAGCGGCTCTCGAAAGTCTATCTGAAGGTAAAGGTTAA
- a CDS encoding GNAT family N-acetyltransferase, with translation MIRQLDANEKSVVELSERCFDELRQVYRPTELAVSNKNSAKSEWSCFGFHVDEVLVGVVEAKQVGSELQLSSLAVASSFRQKGVARKLVDFVVTQFKSINSVSVWCVEQTGNVAVFKALGFNVVQRFDSDFFILSDGSKAVEVQLKQKITA, from the coding sequence ATGATAAGGCAGCTTGATGCTAATGAAAAATCAGTGGTTGAACTGTCAGAGCGTTGCTTCGATGAACTTCGTCAAGTTTACAGGCCAACTGAGCTCGCAGTTAGCAATAAAAACAGTGCTAAAAGTGAGTGGAGTTGCTTTGGTTTCCATGTTGATGAGGTTTTAGTTGGAGTAGTTGAAGCTAAACAGGTTGGCTCAGAATTACAGCTTAGCTCGTTAGCAGTCGCATCAAGTTTTCGCCAAAAAGGTGTAGCTAGAAAGCTCGTAGATTTCGTTGTTACACAGTTTAAGTCTATTAATTCAGTCTCGGTTTGGTGTGTTGAGCAAACAGGTAATGTCGCTGTTTTTAAGGCACTAGGCTTTAATGTGGTTCAACGTTTTGATTCTGACTTTTTCATACTTTCCGACGGTTCAAAAGCGGTAGAAGTTCAGTTAAAACAAAAAATAACGGCATAA
- a CDS encoding GNAT family N-acetyltransferase — protein MKVIEASVSNLDDVAILFDAYRQFYEQESDIQGARNFIEMHMKNGDSVIFLTLSEGNEPLGFAQLYPSFSSVAMKRMWYLNDLYVSENARKKGVGRALLQKVAAFAKDTDAITVKLATAVSNEKAKSLYESEGYVKVTAFEHYTQRVKLA, from the coding sequence ATGAAAGTGATTGAAGCGAGTGTTTCAAATTTAGATGACGTTGCGATCTTATTTGATGCCTATCGTCAGTTTTATGAGCAAGAAAGTGATATTCAAGGTGCTAGAAATTTTATCGAGATGCACATGAAAAATGGTGACTCAGTGATTTTTCTAACCTTATCAGAAGGTAATGAGCCTCTAGGTTTTGCACAGCTATATCCTTCCTTTTCCTCAGTTGCGATGAAAAGGATGTGGTATTTAAACGATCTGTATGTGTCTGAGAATGCACGTAAAAAAGGCGTCGGCAGAGCTTTACTACAGAAAGTTGCTGCTTTTGCCAAAGACACAGATGCGATAACGGTCAAACTGGCGACAGCGGTATCCAATGAAAAAGCTAAATCGCTTTATGAGTCTGAAGGTTATGTGAAAGTCACAGCCTTTGAACATTACACTCAACGGGTAAAATTGGCATAA
- a CDS encoding DUF3265 domain-containing protein yields MTTARLTRRLSGIHAAWHFWFAVSFGGESGLRKLGLCGTHPLTRRYV; encoded by the coding sequence ATTACAACTGCGCGCCTAACAAGGCGTTTAAGCGGGATTCATGCCGCGTGGCATTTTTGGTTTGCAGTAAGTTTTGGTGGTGAAAGTGGTCTGCGGAAGCTTGGTTTATGCGGCACTCACCCCTTAACGCGGCGTTATGTTTAA
- a CDS encoding aldehyde-activating protein, whose amino-acid sequence MKLTCHCENVTLILSEIPTEVGECNCSICRRYAASWAYFSPEQVEVTMTKPTDIYCWGDKEVEFHRCSVCGCITHYVTTAKCLDKILAVNMRMAEAEVLSGIAVRNINGASY is encoded by the coding sequence ATGAAACTGACATGCCATTGTGAAAATGTAACTCTTATTTTGAGTGAAATTCCAACAGAAGTTGGTGAGTGTAATTGTTCAATTTGTCGACGTTATGCTGCTTCTTGGGCGTATTTTTCTCCGGAACAAGTCGAAGTCACTATGACAAAACCAACAGATATCTACTGTTGGGGTGACAAAGAAGTCGAATTTCATCGGTGTTCAGTTTGTGGGTGCATTACTCACTATGTGACTACAGCCAAATGTCTGGATAAAATCTTGGCCGTAAACATGCGAATGGCTGAAGCAGAAGTATTGTCAGGTATTGCAGTGAGAAATATCAATGGCGCATCGTACTAA
- a CDS encoding VF530 family protein, translated as MSQDQPNNPLHGLTLEKILVRLQEHYGWEGLDREIQINCFYSNPSIKSSLKFLRRTQWARDKVEALYIDTFCR; from the coding sequence ATGAGCCAAGATCAGCCAAACAACCCTTTACATGGATTAACGTTAGAGAAAATCCTTGTTCGCTTACAAGAGCACTATGGATGGGAAGGGTTAGACAGAGAAATTCAAATTAACTGTTTTTACAGCAATCCATCAATCAAATCTTCTCTTAAGTTTTTGCGTCGCACACAGTGGGCGAGAGACAAGGTTGAGGCTTTGTATATAGATACGTTTTGCCGTTAG
- a CDS encoding GFA family protein: MKGHAKCLCGSVALEVEYASNEVAACHCSICRNWGGGPMLAIDCADSVQIAGEESVTRYSSSEWADRGFCNKCGTHLFYYLKPANQYHLPVGLLQGDDNFQFTHQIFVDEKPEYYDFKNETQNMTGAEVFAHFEAENS, translated from the coding sequence ATGAAAGGTCATGCTAAATGTTTATGTGGCTCAGTCGCACTAGAAGTTGAATATGCTAGTAATGAGGTGGCGGCATGTCACTGTAGCATATGTCGCAATTGGGGCGGTGGTCCAATGCTGGCCATCGATTGTGCTGATTCAGTACAAATAGCAGGTGAAGAAAGTGTCACAAGATACTCATCCTCAGAGTGGGCAGACAGAGGGTTTTGCAATAAGTGTGGAACACATTTGTTTTATTACCTTAAGCCTGCAAATCAGTATCACCTGCCAGTTGGCTTGCTTCAAGGTGATGACAATTTTCAGTTTACTCATCAAATATTTGTTGATGAGAAGCCCGAATACTATGATTTCAAAAACGAAACTCAGAATATGACTGGTGCTGAAGTGTTTGCTCATTTTGAAGCTGAAAACAGCTAA
- a CDS encoding GNAT family N-acetyltransferase, whose amino-acid sequence MYETRKAENSDYEFLFELKKSAEFEPIKAVFGWDESVQREIHHNEWVEEKPTIIEVDGVAVGSYLVQCHSEHLYFGRFFLLPEHQGKGIGSQVLKAVIELAEQKSLPIKLCYLQGNRVGQLYKRFGFEVTGQDEQFVHMLKPRL is encoded by the coding sequence GTGTACGAAACCCGTAAAGCTGAAAATAGTGATTATGAGTTCCTATTCGAACTTAAGAAATCAGCAGAATTTGAACCAATCAAAGCTGTATTTGGTTGGGACGAAAGTGTTCAAAGAGAAATTCATCACAATGAGTGGGTCGAAGAAAAGCCAACCATCATCGAAGTCGATGGAGTCGCAGTGGGCAGTTACTTGGTGCAGTGCCATTCTGAGCATCTGTACTTTGGTCGCTTTTTCCTATTACCAGAACATCAGGGTAAAGGAATTGGTAGCCAAGTATTAAAAGCTGTCATTGAGCTTGCTGAACAAAAGTCGTTACCGATAAAGCTTTGCTACTTACAAGGAAACCGAGTAGGGCAACTTTACAAAAGGTTTGGCTTTGAGGTTACAGGGCAGGACGAACAGTTCGTGCACATGCTCAAACCACGCTTATAA
- a CDS encoding DUF4440 domain-containing protein → MDILVEQEIELHQYEIRKSRADIERLIHPSFTEVGKSGNSFNFDSIIEMMSSEKPSDLHVHSQKYECIQLEPSVQLLKYESALVKESGEVSDYAKRCSIWAFTGSCWQLKYHQGTPCAAFELI, encoded by the coding sequence ATGGATATTTTAGTTGAACAAGAAATCGAACTTCACCAGTATGAGATACGAAAAAGTAGAGCTGATATTGAACGCCTAATCCACCCGAGTTTTACTGAGGTTGGTAAATCAGGTAACAGTTTTAACTTTGACTCGATAATCGAAATGATGAGTTCAGAAAAGCCTTCGGATTTACATGTTCATTCGCAAAAATACGAATGTATTCAACTTGAACCGTCAGTTCAGCTTCTTAAATATGAATCAGCTTTAGTCAAAGAATCTGGTGAAGTAAGCGATTATGCTAAACGTTGTTCTATTTGGGCATTTACTGGTAGCTGTTGGCAGTTGAAGTATCATCAAGGGACGCCATGTGCGGCTTTTGAATTGATATAA
- a CDS encoding DUF3265 domain-containing protein, translated as MTKRLRGIHAAWHFWYAVGFGGESGLRKVGLCGTHPLTRRYAIHQLYK; from the coding sequence ATAACAAAGCGTTTAAGAGGGATTCATGCCGCGTGGCATTTTTGGTATGCGGTTGGTTTTGGTGGTGAAAGTGGTCTGCGGAAAGTTGGTTTGTGCGGCACTCACCCCTTAACGCGGCGTTATGCAATTCATCAATTATACAAATAA
- a CDS encoding type II toxin-antitoxin system RelB/DinJ family antitoxin produces MRTEMLSTRIDHDTKVAFTSICDEMGLSTSQAIKIFAKAVINHGGIPFDLRVPQPNETTISAMNELVQGHGHKAESVDAMLTELTEGKVKNV; encoded by the coding sequence ATGAGAACAGAAATGCTAAGTACTCGCATAGACCATGATACCAAAGTTGCTTTTACTAGCATCTGTGACGAAATGGGTCTTAGTACATCACAAGCTATTAAAATTTTTGCAAAAGCCGTGATTAATCATGGTGGTATTCCATTTGACTTACGTGTGCCTCAACCAAATGAAACAACGATTTCTGCAATGAATGAACTTGTTCAAGGCCATGGGCATAAAGCAGAATCTGTTGACGCTATGCTTACTGAGCTAACTGAAGGCAAAGTTAAGAATGTATAG
- a CDS encoding DUF3265 domain-containing protein → MSPPYNKAFKRDSCCVAFLVCGGFGGESGLQKVGLGGIHPLTRRYVLPEENAWK, encoded by the coding sequence TTGAGCCCGCCTTATAACAAAGCGTTTAAGAGGGATTCATGCTGCGTGGCATTTTTGGTATGCGGTGGTTTTGGTGGTGAAAGTGGTTTGCAGAAAGTTGGTTTAGGCGGCATTCACCCCTTAACGCGGCGTTATGTGTTACCAGAGGAAAATGCATGGAAGTGA
- a CDS encoding type II toxin-antitoxin system Phd/YefM family antitoxin, with product MSRIHLDQDIQPLSEFRAGVASFIKQINETRRPLVITQRGKGVAVVLDVAEYEAMQEKIELLEEMRTAEAQLAAGLGISNEDARSQVLGRIIK from the coding sequence ATGAGCCGTATTCACCTTGATCAAGATATTCAGCCTTTGTCTGAGTTCCGTGCTGGCGTTGCATCATTTATCAAACAGATCAATGAGACTCGTCGACCATTGGTTATTACACAACGAGGTAAAGGTGTAGCCGTTGTTCTTGACGTTGCGGAGTATGAAGCAATGCAAGAGAAAATCGAATTACTCGAAGAAATGCGTACTGCAGAAGCTCAATTGGCTGCAGGTTTAGGTATATCAAACGAAGATGCTCGTTCACAAGTTCTGGGGCGCATCATCAAATGA
- the istA gene encoding IS21 family transposase, protein MINQEQLVEIHVLHQQGRSIRRIAKDMGISRNTVRTYLRSKDKAPVYPERQSRATKLQPYHDYLRTRIEAAKPYWIPATVLLRELKSLGYEGGITMLKEHIKQYKPSAPVDPVVRFETLPGEQMQVDFTTITHYGVRVKAFVATLGYSRATFVRFSERERQEDWIEGLEEAFEYFGGVPKEVLFDNAKAIMIERDAYGEGEHRWNTALLTAAKRYNFKPRACRPYRAKTKGKVERFNAYLKNSFVTPLAATLKQHGLKITADVLNGHIGAWLETVAHQRTHGTTGAKPQVLLDEERFTLQPLPSPTRSATPLTISDSAMPLESFQHPLSTYDALLEVRV, encoded by the coding sequence ATGATCAATCAGGAGCAACTAGTGGAAATACACGTTTTACATCAGCAAGGGCGAAGCATCCGCCGCATCGCAAAGGATATGGGTATCTCAAGGAATACCGTTCGCACTTATCTTCGAAGCAAAGACAAGGCGCCTGTGTATCCCGAGCGTCAGTCTCGAGCAACCAAGCTACAGCCTTACCATGACTACTTGCGTACTCGGATTGAAGCCGCAAAACCTTATTGGATACCCGCAACCGTCTTACTGCGTGAGTTGAAATCTCTCGGTTACGAGGGCGGTATAACGATGCTCAAAGAGCACATCAAACAGTACAAACCTAGTGCGCCTGTCGATCCTGTGGTTCGATTCGAGACATTGCCAGGTGAGCAGATGCAAGTCGACTTCACGACTATCACTCATTACGGTGTACGTGTTAAAGCCTTCGTGGCAACGCTGGGTTATAGCAGAGCGACGTTCGTTCGCTTTAGTGAACGAGAGCGACAAGAAGACTGGATAGAAGGGCTTGAAGAAGCGTTTGAATACTTCGGTGGTGTACCCAAAGAAGTTCTGTTCGATAATGCAAAAGCCATCATGATAGAGCGTGATGCTTACGGTGAAGGTGAACACCGCTGGAATACAGCACTGCTCACCGCGGCCAAGAGATACAACTTTAAACCAAGAGCCTGTCGCCCATATCGCGCAAAGACTAAGGGAAAAGTGGAACGATTTAACGCCTACTTGAAGAATAGCTTCGTCACTCCGCTTGCGGCGACGCTCAAGCAACATGGACTTAAAATCACCGCTGATGTTCTTAATGGACATATCGGCGCATGGCTAGAAACCGTTGCTCATCAACGAACTCATGGTACGACAGGTGCAAAGCCTCAGGTTCTCTTAGACGAAGAGCGATTTACACTTCAGCCGCTACCATCGCCGACACGCTCAGCCACGCCATTAACAATCAGCGATAGTGCGATGCCACTTGAAAGCTTCCAGCACCCTCTCTCAACCTATGATGCGTTGTTGGAGGTGCGAGTATGA
- a CDS encoding DUF2971 domain-containing protein — protein sequence MEETYGISSNDEVDRVIVNVNEQIKNYVSSAGILSLSSSPENLLLWAHYADDHKGICIEFERKLGNDLANESFTQKVKYAASYPSFNKYAFIKKNGHSVVNRILWTKSPEWEYEQEWRVIYPHKGGTVQEIPGKIKSIIFGLRCPSINIDIIKRLVSGTDIKLKQASKKKNEFGVVIKNITSNSS from the coding sequence ATGGAAGAAACATATGGAATTTCATCTAACGATGAAGTGGATAGGGTTATAGTCAACGTCAACGAACAAATTAAGAACTATGTTTCTTCTGCTGGAATCTTATCTCTAAGTTCTAGTCCTGAAAACTTATTGTTGTGGGCTCACTACGCCGATGATCACAAGGGAATCTGCATTGAGTTTGAGCGAAAATTAGGAAATGACTTAGCTAATGAAAGTTTTACTCAAAAAGTAAAATACGCGGCATCTTACCCATCATTCAATAAGTACGCATTTATTAAGAAGAATGGGCATTCGGTAGTAAACAGAATTCTTTGGACTAAGTCACCAGAATGGGAGTATGAGCAAGAGTGGAGAGTAATCTACCCTCACAAGGGTGGGACTGTTCAGGAAATACCGGGGAAGATAAAATCCATTATATTCGGGCTAAGGTGTCCAAGTATAAACATTGACATAATAAAACGGCTAGTGAGCGGGACAGACATAAAACTAAAACAAGCATCGAAGAAAAAAAATGAATTTGGTGTTGTGATTAAAAACATAACAAGCAATTCAAGCTGA
- a CDS encoding GNAT family N-acetyltransferase — MEVKLKVGSDPLFAESLTKSNMASYYQARGIIWDHNLFLSSWDELDNYEIYLDRVRVGVLRLSYSSNKTFLRDFQILPGFQGRGIGAKCLELVFRHALDRQSTKLVLRVFSENPAINLYESKGFVRTSDVNGLIEMEVPLSSNT, encoded by the coding sequence ATGGAAGTGAAGCTAAAAGTTGGTAGTGACCCCTTATTTGCAGAGTCTTTAACAAAGTCAAATATGGCAAGTTACTATCAAGCCCGTGGGATAATCTGGGACCATAATCTTTTTCTAAGTAGTTGGGATGAGTTAGACAACTACGAAATCTATCTAGACCGGGTTCGTGTTGGTGTGTTGCGTTTGAGTTACAGTAGCAACAAGACCTTCTTGAGAGATTTTCAAATTTTGCCCGGGTTTCAGGGTAGAGGAATCGGTGCTAAGTGTCTTGAGCTAGTTTTTAGACATGCGCTCGACAGACAATCCACTAAGCTAGTTCTGCGTGTGTTTAGTGAAAATCCAGCAATCAATCTGTATGAGTCAAAGGGGTTTGTTAGAACATCTGACGTCAACGGGTTGATTGAAATGGAGGTCCCTTTAAGTTCAAACACATAA
- a CDS encoding type II toxin-antitoxin system RelE/ParE family toxin, producing the protein MKSVFVESTIFEKYRDEYLSDEEYRLFQAELMLNPKLGDVIQGTGGLRKIRVASKGKGKRGGSRIIYYFLDEKRRFYLLTIYGKNEMSDLNANQRKQLMAFMEVWRNEQS; encoded by the coding sequence ATGAAAAGTGTATTTGTCGAATCAACAATTTTTGAAAAGTACCGAGATGAGTATCTCAGTGATGAGGAGTATAGGCTCTTTCAAGCAGAGCTAATGCTAAATCCCAAACTGGGTGATGTGATTCAAGGTACTGGCGGTTTGCGAAAAATTCGAGTTGCGAGTAAAGGTAAGGGAAAGCGTGGTGGTTCACGGATTATCTATTACTTTCTCGATGAAAAGAGGCGTTTCTATTTGCTAACCATTTACGGCAAAAATGAAATGTCCGATTTGAATGCAAATCAAAGGAAACAACTAATGGCTTTTATGGAGGTTTGGCGCAATGAGCAATCGTGA